The region CTCAGCCCGCACTCAGCCCTGCTCAGGATCAGCCCCTACAGGGTCATGTGACGGACAGATCCAACAGGTTCCTTCGCAGTTGTTAGTTGGCGGGAACACAACAGGTCACAGGCACTAAGATGGGCTGTTCGATAGCCAAATCCTAACAGAAACAATTATTCCCCTTTAGTTACCTCCAAAGTCTTAAAAGATGGCACCCTCTGGACCAAATGGGGCCACACTTTGTTCTGGAAGAAGTCATGGTCCACTTCCAGATTTGTTGGGTCTGGTTCTTCCTCCTAAGTAAGAGGTAGAAGCAAGGTTTCTGTATTGCTTGGAATATGAGGACAAGCCAAGATCTGATTCCTATAATCAATCCCTTCAGTGGATTCCAATTCTAATACCAATGACAGCAAagcctccctgtccctccccaaTGGCTTGTCTCTTTAATGGCATCTTGTTTATGTCTCCTCGAAACCAAATTTACCTCAGTAGGGCTACAGCCACCTAGGTAGTTGTTGCCCAATCCTTCCCGTCGGAAATAGACTCCACCGATGTCTGCAACCAACGGTGTCTCCAGACCCGGTCCCTGTGGGCAGTGCCATAAGTGCACATACCTGTCATGATCAGGAGACTTATGACATCGCAGGAATAACACTCACCAACCCTCTGCCCAGACCACACAGgttcacacacaaatacatcctAAACTTTCgtaacatttcttttttgtcCTTCGCTGTCTTGAGGGTAGCTACCTTTTCCTTGGCTCCACAGGTAGCTTGGTGCCCTGGAGGGTGCCAGGAAGTCCCTTCCCAATACCAGCCAGCTCTGCAATTTTCCCAGACCAGGCTCCTGCGGCATTGATCACTACAGCACATTCCACTGGCTGGTACTCCAGGCTCTTGTCCATTTTCACCTGTAGGCACCAGAGGGTGAGAGGAAGGAAGCCGGGCTGTGTGTGAGGGGGATAAGAGCACATAATGGATCCTGGCAGGTTTATTTCCCCTGGAGTCTAACTTGATCAGTACTGAGAAGCAGTAGAAGACTGACATCTGAGTAGATGATCACCCTTCTTGCCCTCCACTCTAGTGAGGAGCAGCTGCAACCTGGGACTTACATGGATGGTGTTGATCCTTCTCAAGACCACCTGTTCCCCAGTTGGGGTCTCCATTTGGTTAGATGATGTGATGAAACCTGcaggagagaaatgaaaaaataagccCTTCAGGAAGGGTTAGCTCAGGGGTCGAGCACACACCTggcatgcatgagaccctgggttctagCTCTAGTGTTGATGGGCCATTTGGGGCAGAGCAGAGCTATGAGTGACTGGACTTCCTCTCCTGGAGTCGGGAGCCATGTTTCTCCCTAACACATAAATTGAGATGCACACATTTCTCTTAGGCAGGAAGGAGCCAAAGTCTGTCTGATGTCTCCTGAGCAGCTACAGAACAAGTTTCCCTGGATAAACattagacataaaaataaacaaaaccacacagatggtggtttgaatgagaatggccctgtAGGCTCATATTTGTATGCTTAGTCCCCAGCTggtgaactgtttgggaaggatcaggaggtgtgtccttgttggaggaggtgtgtcactgggaatagGTTTTGAGTTTTTAAAGCCCATACTAGGCCCAGTGTCTGTCTGcgtctctctgcctgctgcctgtggatcagggtATAGCTcatagctacttctccagcacagtTTCTGCCTGTCATCACACTCCCTACCAAGATGATCGTGATGATGGACCAATCTTCTGAAGCTCCAAGCATCCCctaattaaattctttcttttgtaagagttgccttggtcatgggatCTTGTcaagcaatagaacagtaataaacacacacacacacacacacacacacagcccttgaGGGAAACAGGGGGTCATGCTGgtttcttttgagaaagggtctcatgtatcACAGACTAGTCTCAGACCTcctatgtagtggaggatgaccctgaacttatTTTCCTGCCTGTACCTGCggagttctggggttacaggcgtgCAGCACTGTGTCCAGTTTATGGGGACATAACCTAGGTATGGGTCTTAGGgtttcatacatgctaggcaagcactccaacAGCCACATTCCTGGCTCTACAACCAATACtgctttttcaagaaaaaaaaaatgggaagggTGAGTGCTTTCCCATGGACACTCAACAGACATTAAGAGACCAAAATAAACTTGTCTACCCAGGAACAGGGCAGTGTAGTGACGAGAAAGCTGAACTGCttagcagaagatggcctctcACACTAACCCTGTATGAGCCTGTGAGAAGAAAGGCACAGCCTGGGCTAGGCCTTGTCCTGGGTGTAAGACATTAGCAGAGGGAACGAGACTTTGGACTCACGTGTCACCTCTCCCTGGCAGAAAAAGACTCCCATTGACTGGACCTTTCGACGAAGACCCTGGAGCAAAGACCAGGCATCAAACCAACCTTCATCCTCCAACCCTGaagtaaggaaaagaaaactcataAGGCACTGGGACCCTccttttcccactgtacaccccaTACACTTCTTTAAGGCTTTAGAAGCAGGGACGGTCGTCATGACCAACTCTACCCGAGTTCAGTCATGCCGAAGGCCAGAGGAGGAGCATGGTTTGGGGCAGGCCCTGTTGCTCAGGAGGAAGGTGTCCTCCTTCAGTGTGGACATGGTGCACTGAGACTTCCAACCCAAGGAGCCCTTCAATCCCCATCTTCAGGGAAAGAAGGCCGTGTGCTCTGCAGGTGAGCCTCACCATAAGATGCCAGAGCCACTCCTTCTACGTTTATCCAGGGAAACTTGTTCTGCAGCTGCTCAGGAGACATCAGACAGACTTTGGCTCCTTCCTGCCTAAGAGAGATGTGTGCATCTCAGTTAAGATGTTAGGGAGAGTATTCTGAGAGGAGAAACGTGGACCCCGGCTCCAGGAGAGGAAGTCCAGCTCACTCATAGCTCTGCCCCAGATGGCCCCATTTCTCGTGACTGCTGGATGTGAAGGCTTGCTCTTTGTTTTCTCTACTCCTGTCTCCCTTGGGTACACTCGACTTCCTGCCCCCACCTACTCTGTCTCCTGTCACAAGACGGTAGGGAGCCACGTTCCACTGCCTCCTGCGACACTTTCTTCTCTGCTGCCTAGCACTGCCCTGTCCTTCAGAATGAGTGTCTCCTCTAAAACACTTACCGGCCAGGGAACGAAAGTACCAAGAAACACTCCTGTGAGCCAGTGTGCAGTTTAAACTGAGGCTCAATGCCAGCTTTACTAGATCTTGCCACGTGTAAAATGGGATGTTctgattaaattaattaaattagcaTTCGAAAACATTTATCTGGTTTCGCTAGTGAGATTCACAGCGTGTCGGAAGAGAGCCTGTGCACACCATATCATCACAATGCCCAACCCTTAATGGATGTGAAGCTGGACATGCTAAGACCAGCCTGCTGCCCACTTTATTTATGGATCACACTCAATTACTTCTATTTTTCGTCTGTGGCTACTTTTGTGCTATAATGGCAGAGTAGAAAAGTTGAAACAGAGATAAAATGACAAGCAAAACCTAAAATAGTTACTGTCTGGCCCTTTATATGGTTTGCTGATCCCTAAGTTAGGATTCCTGTTAGAAGCCCAGTCCCCTGGCCGTTCTCTAGAGATTCTGGTTTGTTAGGCTTGGGAAGTATCTTACATGGGTCTATGATCTGGTAAGTGTCCACTCACAACTGGGTTACAGCCCTCCTCATGGGGCCTTGAAAGTCTGAATAGGCCCATTTTTCCTGATAGAAGCTACCGACGAGGAGAGTGCCATGACATTACCTTCAGTTTCCCCATTCCTAACTTGGTATAGGAAGCCAGGCAGGGGCTCGGGGCAGTGCTGGGCACCCACCTTTGCATTTTCACATTGTTTTCCAAGGTGGCGGCATCCTTTTCTGAAGCTAACAAGAGACAGCCTGAGGGGTTGAACTGAAGTTCCACAGGAGGGGCATCTACCACAGCCAGGTGCTCCTGTGTGCAGAGAAAAAGAGCTGCTCTCCAAAGAGGCTGGCACACCCTTCTCTAGGCACCAACACTGGAAGACAGTCAAGAATCCCAAAGCCTTGTTGCCTCCAACACACAATTTTCTTTGGTTCCCCTTGCTAGCTAGGCTACTGATCTTTAGGCTAAAGAAGGGGCTCCCACCCCAGCCTTCAAATCTTACTGTACATACATTGATGTTCCGTAGAAAGTCGATTGAAAAGCGTGAGAGTTGGACATTCTCAGGCATGGAAAACTGCTGCCAAATCCCGCCCACAGAAGGCCCTGTGGAGGAAGCCCGTGAATACTGTGAAAAGAAAAACTGAGGTAGACTGTTACGGTGTCATATGTAATGGAATCCTGCAATGGAAGCTGTCAGTTATACATCTAAATGCAAAGGggaattatttctctctctctctctctctcttgttttgttttttttttttttttttttttttttttgagacagggtttctctgtgtagccctggctgtcctggaactcactctgtagacccaggctggcctcgaactcagaaatccgcctgcctctgtctcccaagtgctgggattaaaggcgtgcgccaccactgcctggctggggaATCATTTCTCAAGGAGCAAGTATGGGTAAATCTGTATAGAGAAGTTAACCCACAGCTCGAAGATACAGTGTTTTAAATCATCAATGGCAGACCAGCTGAGCAGAGGTCAATTGTCTTCATAGGGCTGGACATATTGGGACACAATAGTAAAGGCCAGGAAGCCCAAGGGTTAGAAGTTAACCTTCAACAAGTAATTTACAGGACTGGAAGGATATAATAAAGACAAACATGAAATTTGCACCTAACTGCCAACAGCAAACAAGAACAAGCAAGACTTCATAAATAGTGCGGCCCAAacgaaggcagaggcagctgttTGCGTGAATAAGTAAGTAGCCAGAGGACAAGCTGTCTTGGACAGACCTTCGGACATGGAGGTACAATCACGGTAGAATCTGCTTTTATAAGCAAAAGTCAcatgtataatcccagcacttgggaggctgagaatTGAAGAtgctgagttcagggccagtttCAGCTatatattgagaccctgtctccaaagagatTAAATGACCGCAAGAAagcctcttcccctcccccaacaaaacgATGTTATTGCCAAGGGGCTTTTTTGAGGGAGGAAGAACCTGGACCTATTTATTAAGCTCTAAAGTCCAAAGCACAGTCCCTGCCCCCTTTGGACTTCTACAGGCTGTGTGTGCTCAGTAAGCTGACTACCCTACTCCCTGTCCTCACCGTGTGGTCTTGTTCCACCACCAGCACCCGGATGGCACCTCGTCTACTCTCCAGCTTCTTCAGCCAGTAGGCCACAGACAGACCAAGAATCCCACCTCCTATGATGACCACATCCGACCGTTCTGGGGGCAGGTGGCTGGTGTCATACAGCATTTCCCACTGTTTTCCAGGCACGATGGACTCAATCTTCTTCTTAAAGTCAAACACCGTTGCATCCCAGTCTGCAGAACATCGTTACAGTTAGATGGACTTTATGTTGTCTCCTACGTGGTTGGGGGTTGGAGGATGGGCGCAGGAAAAGGTGGGCTGAAACAGACATCTGCGTTGGCACATCTCCAACGTCATCCTTTCTCATACGCAGCAGTATGATTGCAACTTTGCTGTTTGGTCTTTGTCCCACCAGTCTCAATGACCATGCATCTCCTCTAGCACTGACAGATTCAACTTCCTAAAATTCCACTTTTtatccaccccccaccctccgTCAAGCTAGGTGCGACTCACATTATTTAGCTCTTGCAGACCTCTCTTTCTCCTGGGCCCCATTCTCACTCAACTGCACAGTTACCTCCACTCAGGTATCCCAGACCCAGGGAGCACGAGTCGCTAGTGTACTTCATACTGCACAGCCTTCTCAAGCCGAGCACCTCTATATGGTCTCTTATCCTTATTCGTCGCCCCCACCAAGCTTCCATTTATATGGCGGTGTCCACTGGGAAGCGCCTCCTTGAGATCCATACACTTGCCTTGGCTCTTTACCCTTTAGAAGGCAAGCCTACCGCTTTCCCCATCTAACTCGCTGTCCCGCCAGCACGAGGTAGGGGGTTGAACCTTGAAGGTCACCTATATGGAGGTTTGGGGCTCCCCAGAACCACTGTAAGATTCTCTCTGCTGCTGCCCTCAGCTTTACCCAGAGTAAAGCCTCCTCTGCGTGTGCGTAGCCCCCGGTTTGGGAGGCCTGCGCCCAAGCCAAGACGCAGCAGTCTGCGAATCATGGCTTCACAGAGCCCGGCTTCCTTCGGCTTGGGGTGCCTGCTGCTCACTCCGTCCCCCCAGTCATCGGTCCGCGCCACAGGGATTAGCCGGCAGTGCTCTTCAGGCTCCACCCCCTCCGCGCTATAGGGAGCGAGCGCCTCGGGAGTCCCATCCATGCCTGCTATTGGCTAGTCTTGCTTACGTCATCCCGCGCGTCCTGagcggggtggggggaaggggcgGGACGCCGGCAGCTCGTAGCGGAAGTGCGGCTGAACCGGTTTCCGGGGGCTGCTGGTGTGACGTGTCCCGCGCTTGGCGCAGCAGGAAGCGGCGGCGGACGCGGCCCGAGTTCCCGGCGCCGGTCTCGGCCCCAAGTCTTCTCCCGCTTCCGTCATGCTTGACTTCTTCACCATCTTCTCGAAGGGCGGGCTTGTGCTCTGGTGTTTCCAGGGCGTGAGCGACTCGTGCACGGGGCCCGTGAACGCGTTGATTCGTTCCGTGCTGCTGCAGGTACCACCCCCGCGGGGCAGAACTCCGGGCTCCCGTCCCTTAGACCCAGACTGTGGTCCCCCTTCCAGTAATCACTCCGCGTTTTCCGTCCTGACCTCCTTAGATTGGTCCCTTACCGGCCACCCAGGACCGACTTCCTTGCCTGGATCACAGGATCCCGAAACTTTGCGACGTCCCCCCCCCCTCCCGTTTCCGGGGCTCTAGCCATGATCTGGCGTCCTAATGGACTTGAGCTGTCTCTCTACTCATCCGGGCAGCttggttttctgttcttttgaggTTGGGTGGGACTGTGGATGTGAGAGCACCTTTCAGGAACACTAAATGGTTCACAGCTGCTAGAAGATCTGATTGTTTATATATGACTGTTTACTTTCTGGCTCTCACGTGTCGTGTCTCCTCTCCCCGCTTTATCCCCTGTCCCTacttggtgtctgtctgtctgtctttttctttttctggcgGGATGCTAGAGAGAAATGTCTCAGTAGTCCCTTGTTGAGGCCAGGATAGTATCTGGTTATTTCCCAAACATAGTTCAACATCTGGTTTTGCTGTGGATAACCCGAAGCTGTGGATAGCTTTGAATGCTGAAACTCTCTTTTTCCAGGAACGGGGAGGTAACAACTCTTTCACTCATGAGGCCCTCACACTCAAGTATAAACTGGACAACCAGTTTGAGTTGGTGTTTGTGGTAAGTGGGGGTATGTTAGACAAGTTATGTTCTCAATAGAATCCCAGTCGATCAAGCCAATTAATTGTGGGTATTGTGtatgtgataaagaaaaaaaaaattaggaacgTAGAGGGGAGAAAGCAGCTTCTGGGTAAGGTGGGAAGTTTGGTTCTCTTTCAGGACAGGAAACCTATCTCCGGAGGCCTGGGTTGAGTTGGCTTCTTTCCATTCTGGGTGGCATGTAAGGAGATCTATTGGCCCCATTTCCTTCTGTCAACAGGTTGGCTTTCAGAAGATCCTCACACTGACCTATGTAGACAAATTGATAGACGATGTGCACCGGCTGTTCCGGGATAAGTACCGCACAGAGATCCAACAACAGAGTGCTTTAAGTCTATTGAATGGCACTTTTGATTTCCAAAATGACTTCCTGCGGCTTCTTCGGTGAGAGGCTTTCCATCTTCAAAGGGAAAATTTTCATGATTTAAGAGTGCCCTGCCTGTAGGTGGCTCATCAATATTAATATGGGTTCAAACCAGTCACGTTTTGTAGCTTGTTTCTGATTGTTCTTTTGCTATGTGGGACCTTTTTCTGAAGTCAGAGTTCTTCCTCTTACATGGGTAGAAAGACCAACCAGTCTCTTTTCTCTTCAGTGAGGCAGAGGAGAGCAGTAAGATCCGTGCTCCCACTACCATGAAGAAATTTGAAGATTCTGAAAAAGCTAAGAAACCTGTGAGGTCCATGATTGAAACACGGGGGGAAAAGACCaaggaaaaagcaaaaaacaacaaaaaaaagggggccaAAAAGGAAGGTGTGTTTGAGCTTCCTGAATGTGCTAGGGCATTAAGGTGTTAGGACAGTGCTATGGAGGTCTGTGGGACTCCTTTTGACATTGCTGGCTTCCTTTAACTTCATGCTCACCATCCTGTCATCCCCTTATGGCATTGGAGTCCCCAAAGTGTGGTTCAAGTTTGCTCTTACGGATTTGGAAGGACTGTAGTCACTACTTAGGTGGTTGGgaatttgtggggtttttttttccccctccagtAATGTTTCCCTTAACAGGTTCTGATGGCCCTTTGGCTACCAGCAAAACAGCCCCAGCAGAAAAGTTGGGTCTCCCAGTGGGACCTGAGAATGGAGAACTTTCCAAAGAGGAGCTGATACGTAGGAAGAGAGAGGAGTTCATTCAGAAACATGGGAAGGGTCTGGACAAATCCAGGTGGGCAGCATTAACCAGTCTGATGACTGCTACTCAGCTGTGGTGGGGACCAGAGAActcttttctacttttctccTGTAACTTTTTCTCATGTGATCCTTTGCAGTAAATCTACAAAGTCAGATATTCCAAAGGAGAAGGGCAAAAAAGCACCCCGGGTGTGGGAACTGGGTGGCTGTGCTAACAAGGAAGTCTTGGATTACAGTACTCCCACCACCAACGGAACTCCAGAGGCAGCCCTTTCTGAAGATATCAACTTGGTAAGATGCATACAGGTCAGAGTGAAGGTCACCATTGGTCAGAAATTGGGAAGGAAACCGTTGGAGGGTTATTTGGATTTGGGAGAGGAGTGAACTATATTTGGAGTTTCTCCAATGTCTCAATGTTGACAGGGTATATATCCTGGGCTCTTTCCCTCAGCTGTTAGTGTTCTTGATCATATCTCTTTTCTTTGCCCATGTTCTCCAGATTCGAGGAACTGGGCCTGGGGGgcagcttcaagatctggattGCAGCAGCTCAGATGATGAAGGGGCCACTCAAAATACCAAACCTAGGTAGAAGGCTTTCAGGTGGGAGGTGGTGTGGATGCAGGATTGATGATCCATACCTCCTGCCTGCTGGCCTTATGCATATTTGTGATCTTCTATAATTGTAGTGCTACCAAGGGAACTCTGGGTGGCATGTTTGGGATGCTGAAGGGTCTGGTGGGTTCCAAGAGCTTGAGTCGAGAAGACATGGAATCTGTGCTAGACAAGATGCGTGATCATCTCATTGGTGAGTTTGGAGGACTGGGTTGACTTAAGTGGCATAGTTCATTAGGAATAGAACCATTTTCTAAGCTGTGCTTTTGAGATCTGATCATTGTTAACACAGAACTCACAGCTGTCCCCCTCTCTTCTCAGCTAAGAATGTGGCTGCTGACATTGCTGTCCAACTCTGTGAATCTGTTGCCAACAAGTTAGAAGGGAAAGTGATGGGGACATTTAGCAGTAAGTATCTCCACAAGTCAGTCACAAAGTGCTCATGCATTTCAGAGGTGACAGAATCAGACAGCGTGGGTATGTGCCTTTTGGCAAATATCTTTAATTTCTAAACCTCTATGACAGAATAGCCTTTAGGATTTAACAGGACAGTTAATTGAGATAATAAAGTAATAGAACAGTGTGATCTGAATTCTGGGAAAAAACTTAGTATGGTCTTAATTTCAGTAGATCAGAAAAATGTTGGGTATCAAGTATATTTGATTTTATGACTGAATCCCTCCATCTCCCGTTTAAGCTGTGACTTCAACAGTCAAGCAGGCTCTACAGGAGTCTCTGGTGCAGATCCTGCAGCCACAGCGTCGAGTAGACATGCTCCGGGATATCATGGATGCCCAACGTCGCCAGCGCCCTTATGTTGTTACCTTCTGTGGTGTCAATGGAGTGGGGAAGTCTACTAATCTTGCCAAGGTCAGCTCAGTTCCACAGCCTGCTTTTCCACCCTGTGCTTTGGAGTCTTGGTCCTGTGTGACAGTTGTCTTTAACTTTTTCGCAGatttccttctggcttttagagaaTGGCTTTAGTGTCCTCATTGCTGCCTGTGATACATTTCGGGCTGGGGCTGTTGAGCAGCTTCGTACACACACCCGGCGCCTGACTGCCCTCCATCCCCCGGAGAAGCATGGTGGCCGAACGATGGTGCAGTTGTTTGAAAAAGGCTATGGCAAGGATGCTGCTGGCATTGCCATGGAAGCCATTGCCTTTGGTACAGTAGTGTGTGGACCAAGGGGGCGTGTGGAGTCCTTGTCCCTGGGAATTTACACAGACTTAGGCTGTTACAAACTTACTATATGGTTACTAGAGAAGTCATTATAAATTACTTGTATGGGTGGTTTGGGGTTGGTAATGTGTGTAGTTAAAGCTAGTGTATCCTGACTGTAGACCTGAATGATATTTTTGCTACTTCTGTCCTTTCCCTGAATGGTTTTGGTGGTGGCCAAGAATAGGACAGGTTTTTCCTTATATTACCTTGCAACCAAATCCAGAGTCTGGGTAACTAAACAGAGTAGGCTTCTCAAGTAAAGCCACACTTGGACATCTTAGGAAGCTGGCAGTGAGCATGAGTGACAGTTGGGTGACTTTTCACATAACCAGGGTAGGAAATCTTGAGAAGTTGGTAGTGAGTATGAGTGAGAGTTACATGCTCGCAGTtgactgtttttctctctctagcaCGTAACCAAGGCTTTGATGTGGTGCTGGTGGACACTGCTGGCCGCATGCAAGACAACGCCCCTCTGATGACTGCCCTGGCCAAACTTATTACTGTCAATACACCTGACTTGGTGCTGTTTGTGGGGGAGGCCTTAGTAGGCAATGAAGCTGTGGATCAACTGGTGAGGGTTTGGGCCCAGTTTCCTTTACAACTTAAACTCTGGCAAATTAGATGGGTTGTTTATGTTACCTTTTCAACTTTTTAGGTCAAGTTCAACAGAGCCTTGGCTGACCATTCTATGGCCCAGACACCTCGGCTCATTGATGGCATTGTTCTTACCAAATTTGACACCATTGATGACAAGGTAAAAGTGGATGAGTGGATAGTAAGGCTGGGAAAGAGGACTGGCTGGCTTTAAAGGAAACGGAGGCGTTGAGTGACCCTGGGCTTGAGTTGATTGGccatcttttttctcttcttcaggtGGGAGCTGCTATTTCTATGACATACATCACGAGCAAACCCATCGTCTTTGTGGGTACTGGCCAGACCTACTGTGACCTGCGCAGTCTCAATGCCAAGGCTGTGGTAGCTGCCCTCATGAAGGCTTAATGTGGCTCCTGCCTAATACCAAATTGCCGCTTGCCCAAGTCCCTATTCCTATATCAAGAATGTGCTTTAGAGTATGTGAGCAACTTGTCTTCAGTGTAGTACAAAGGCAGAGTGGGGGAGCTTTGAGACTTGCTGCTCCTTCTAACCCAACCCTTTGTTCAACCCTACCTCCTTCTGCAAGGAGGGCCTAATCATGTTACAATCACTGCCCAGTGACCCTCCCTCTTCCTACTCAGGCATCCCCTTCACTCTGCCTACAGATTCCATATCATAGCTTTGACCAATAGTTGGAAAACCCAACAGCTGGAGTGTTGCTAACTAGTGTGATGGTAGAGCCATGGTAAAATAAGGAGCAGTGTGAGGTCCCAGCTCTAATGGGTTACTTCTGGAGCCAGCTCTGGATCTTAATGGCACCTATCTAGACTACAGCTTTTGGGTCCCTGGTGCCAGGATGACAGCCACCTCACCGTGGCAGTGATGATGGCCCATTCTTAATTGCTGCTAATTATAAATCTGGTGATGAACTCCACACCCGATTGTTGCCCCAAAGCATCAGTTAGGCCTTGTTACAAATGAGTGAAAGGCGAGTGCCCACTTCTCTCAGAAACAAAAGGGAGCAGAGTTGCCTTCCAACCTGTCCCTGCTCCCAAATTCACATGGAAGCTTTGCATGTTTACCTTCCTGGGAGAAAACCAGTTGTTAGAGGGGTTATTGTTGTCCCATACCCCACCCAGCCCAACCCTTAGCCTTCTGAGCAGGTTCTGGcttttcctcattctcttctaCAGTGCCTGGTAGACAAGTGCTACATTGAAGAACACAAACCTCTTGTTAAGACTTGTCCTGTAGTTTGGTATTACAGATGTGCTACTAGTGCAACAAGGTGAAGGCTGTCTGCCCAGagaaatatgtaatttatataagaaaataaatttcataaagaaattgccTCTTAGgtttatattatttcatatgggatttaaaattaaaatgctaacTCATACTCGCTATAGTTCTTGGGTTTCTTTTTGACAAGGGCATGATAGGAACTAACAATGCTCTGAGGAATCGGGTAAGTGCTTGTCCTGAGAAAGATGAAGATAAAATGCAAGTAACTCTTCAAAGTAGAGCCAGAGCCCTGGCATGTAAATGAACAAGCTTTAATACAGCTCAGATATGTAAAATACTGTACACTGTAAAAGATCTAGAAAACTAGAGCTTCGAGTCATGTTTTAAAAAAGCCATAAGCTCAATTGAAAAACCAAGTAGAGTACAAAACTGCAACAAGAGCCCACTGACGCCATGACTTCTTGCTCCTCAAGTCCTGCAGAGCTGCAGCCATAGTCAGGAGTCATCACATTGGTCTGCTGTGTTGATGAGCCTGTCACAGCCTTGGGGTAGGTAGGAGCTGCATTGGGTCCTGATGTCATTGGGTATTAAACTGGACCAGGCAGCAGAGTATGGAGAAACAGCCAGCATGAAGGGAAGGTGCAACACTGCCACACCTATTCTACCCCAAGCTTCAACTTCTGGGTATTGGTACTTCCTGGGAGCTGTGCTGAGTTTTTGCAAGTTTGCTTGTTAACACATCCACAGGAAGGCCCCACAGCATGGTCTAACGGTGATTTCTCCAGCTTGCTCAAGTACTACAGCCTATGGAGAAACAAAAGACAATGAAGTTCCAAAGCAAGTCCACACATCTGAAGCTGCAGGTGCCACTCAGCCCTAACTCTTGGGAAAGCAGATTCAGAGAATCTCAAGTCAAGAGAGGCAAAGTATGGTTTCCTACAGTCTAAAAGTTTGAGGAAATTTTTCTGTGACTGATAGAATAGGAAATGGTATACCTCTTATTTCACCATGTGCTGCAGATGAACCATTTAGCTGGCCTTCTCTTGCCATCCCTGCTAAAACAGAATATTGGTATAGGTATTAGATAAAGAAGGTGAAACTTTTTCATAAAACATCAATACATACGTGCTAAAATCAGGACAacttttgggtgtttgttttctCTACTATGTGGATTGCAGGAATAGAATTCAGGTCGTCAAACT is a window of Arvicanthis niloticus isolate mArvNil1 chromosome 26, mArvNil1.pat.X, whole genome shotgun sequence DNA encoding:
- the Foxred1 gene encoding FAD-dependent oxidoreductase domain-containing protein 1 isoform X6; the protein is MIRRLLRLGLGAGLPNRGLRTRRGGFTLDWDATVFDFKKKIESIVPGKQWEMLYDTSHLPPERSDVVIIGGGILGLSVAYWLKKLESRRGAIRVLVVEQDHTFFFSQYSRASSTGPSVGGIWQQFSMPENVQLSRFSIDFLRNINCWCLEKGVPASLESSSFSLHTGAPGCGRCPSCGTSVQPLRLSLVSFRKGCRHLGKQCENAKEGAKVCLMSPEQLQNKFPWINVEGVALASYGLEDEGWFDAWSLLQGLRRKVQSMGVFFCQGEVTRFITSSNQMETPTGEQVVLRRINTIHVKMDKSLEYQPVECAVVINAAGAWSGKIAELAGIGKGLPGTLQGTKLPVEPRKRYVHLWHCPQGPGLETPLVADIGGVYFRREGLGNNYLGGCSPTEDLAIEQPILVPVTCCVPAN
- the Foxred1 gene encoding FAD-dependent oxidoreductase domain-containing protein 1 isoform X8; amino-acid sequence: MPENVQLSRFSIDFLRNINCWCLEKGVPASLESSSFSLHTGAPGCGRCPSCGTSVQPLRLSLVSFRKGCRHLGKQCENAKEGAKVCLMSPEQLQNKFPWINVEGVALASYGLEDEGWFDAWSLLQGLRRKVQSMGVFFCQGEVTRFITSSNQMETPTGEQVVLRRINTIHVKMDKSLEYQPVECAVVINAAGAWSGKIAELAGIGKGLPGTLQGTKLPVEPRKRYVHLWHCPQGPGLETPLVADIGGVYFRREGLGNNYLGGCSPTEEEEPDPTNLEVDHDFFQNKVWPHLVQRVPSFKTLEVQSAWAGYYDYNTFDQNGVVGPHPLVVNMYFATGFSGRGLQHAPGIGRAVAEVMLEGDFKTIDMSPFLFNRFHLGEKLEEYSIL
- the Foxred1 gene encoding FAD-dependent oxidoreductase domain-containing protein 1 isoform X3; this translates as MIRRLLRLGLGAGLPNRGLRTRRGGFTLDWDATVFDFKKKIESIVPGKQWEMLYDTSHLPPERSDVVIIGGGILGLSVAYWLKKLESRRGAIRVLVVEQDHTFFFSQYSRASSTGPSVGGIWQQFSMPENVQLSRFSIDFLRNINEHLAVVDAPPVELQFNPSGCLLLASEKDAATLENNVKMQRQEGAKVCLMSPEQLQNKFPWINVEGVALASYGLEDEGWFDAWSLLQGLRRKVQSMGVFFCQGEVTRFITSSNQMETPTGEQVVLRRINTIHVKMDKSLEYQPVECAVVINAAGAWSGKIAELAGIGKGLPGTLQGTKLPVEPRKRYVHLWHCPQGPGLETPLVADIGGVYFRREGLGNNYLGGCSPTEEEEPDPTNLEVDHDFFQNKVWPHLVQRVPSFKTLEVQSAWAGYYDYNTFDQNGVVGPHPLVVNMYFATGFSGRGLQHAPGIGRAVAEVMLEGDFKTIDMSPFLFNRFHLGEKLEEYSIL
- the Foxred1 gene encoding FAD-dependent oxidoreductase domain-containing protein 1 isoform X5, which gives rise to MEAWWGRRIRIRDHIEVLGLRRLCSMKYTSDSCSLGLGYLSGDWDATVFDFKKKIESIVPGKQWEMLYDTSHLPPERSDVVIIGGGILGLSVAYWLKKLESRRGAIRVLVVEQDHTFFFSQYSRASSTGPSVGGIWQQFSMPENVQLSRFSIDFLRNINCWCLEKGVPASLESSSFSLHTGAPGCGRCPSCGTSVQPLRLSLVSFRKGCRHLGKQCENAKEGAKVCLMSPEQLQNKFPWINVEGVALASYGLEDEGWFDAWSLLQGLRRKVQSMGVFFCQGEVTRFITSSNQMETPTGEQVVLRRINTIHVKMDKSLEYQPVECAVVINAAGAWSGKIAELAGIGKGLPGTLQGTKLPVEPRKRYVHLWHCPQGPGLETPLVADIGGVYFRREGLGNNYLGGCSPTEEEEPDPTNLEVDHDFFQNKVWPHLVQRVPSFKTLEVQSAWAGYYDYNTFDQNGVVGPHPLVVNMYFATGFSGRGLQHAPGIGRAVAEVMLEGDFKTIDMSPFLFNRFHLGEKLEEYSIL